One segment of Hippopotamus amphibius kiboko isolate mHipAmp2 chromosome 2, mHipAmp2.hap2, whole genome shotgun sequence DNA contains the following:
- the LOC130845226 gene encoding LOW QUALITY PROTEIN: lysine-rich coiled-coil protein 1-like (The sequence of the model RefSeq protein was modified relative to this genomic sequence to represent the inferred CDS: substituted 1 base at 1 genomic stop codon), whose amino-acid sequence MKHSKKTYDSFQDELEDYIIVQKARDLEPKTCFRKMREDYLETCGYKEEVDPRPRCRMFDQRLPYETIQTYPRSRGISQSVENRLPXWLPAHDNRLRLDSLSYCQFTGDRFSGKPVPLNFSQQEYNCSSYSAESGVYRHLSSEKSATAHQASYKQIHRKRKRHPEEGREKPGEERLKPKRKKACEEIDLDKHESIQRNKTEVETVGGSTEKLKNRKEKKSRDVASKKEERKCRKEKKEQGKERTEEEMLWDPSILGF is encoded by the coding sequence ATGAAGcattcaaagaagacatatgactCTTTTCAAGATGAACTTGAAGATTACATCATAGTGCAGAAAGCCAGAGACTTAGAGCCAAAGACTTGTTTCAGAAAGATGAGAGAGGATTATTTGGAAACTTGTGGGTACAAAGAAGAAGTTGATCCTAGACCCAGGTGTAGAATGTTTGATCAAAGACTCCCATATGAAACCATCCAAACCTACCCAAGGTCACGTGGTATTTCACAATCAGTGGAAAATCGGTTACCTTAGTGGCTACCAGCTCACGACAACAGGCTGAGACTAGACTCCCTGAGCTACTGTCAATTCACCGGGGACCGTTTCTCAGGAAAACCAGTACCCCTGAACTTTAGTCAGCAAGAGTATAACTGTAGCTCATACAGTGCAGAATCTGGAGTTTACAGGCATCTCTCCTCAGAAAAGAGTGCCACTGCCCATCAAGCTAGTTATAAACAGATACATCGGAAGAGAAAAAGGCAcccagaggaaggcagagaaaaacCAGGGGAGGAGCGGCTCAAGCCTAAGAGGAAGAAAGCTTGTGAGGAAATAGATCTAGACAAACACGAGAGcatccaaagaaacaaaacagaggtGGAAACAGTCGGAGGCAGTACAGAAAAGCTTAAGAAccgaaaggagaaaaaaagccgAGATGTAGCCTCTAAGAAAGAGGAACGTAagtgtagaaaagagaaaaaggaacaaggcaaagaaagGACAGAGGAGGAGATGCTTTGGGACCCGTCTATCCTTGGATTTTGA